The Caldisalinibacter kiritimatiensis genome contains the following window.
AACGGTGGGTTTGCTTATCTTAATATTATTTAACTGATAAAATATTAAATATACTAAATACATTAATAGTAACTTTTAACTACAATGACGAGGAGGTATAATATGAATTTATTAGAAAAAATTAATGAAACAAAAAACTTTATAGAAGAAAAAATTAATATAAAACCTGAAATAGGCATGATCTTAGGTTCTGGTTTAGGTGTGCTAGCTGATGAAATAGAAGATGCAGTTATACTTGAATATGGTGATATACCAAATTTTCCTGAATCTACTGTCAAAGGGCATAAAGGCAGACTTGTTATAGGGAATTTAAATGGTAAGAAAGTAATAGCTATGCAAGGGAGATTCCATTATTATGAAGGATATACTATGCAACAAGTGACATTCCCTGTTAGAATAATGAAAGCACTAGGTGTTAATAAAGTAATAGTAACAAATGCAGCAGGTGGAGTAAATACAGATTTTACTCCTGGAGACTTAATGATTATAACAGACCATATAAATTTGGGGTTTGATAATCCCCTTATTGGTAAAAATTATGAACAACTTGGACCTAGATTCCCTGATATGTCTCATAGTTATAGTAAAGAGCTTATAGAGAAAGCGATTACAGCAGGCGAAAAGTTAAATATTAGTTTAAAACAAGGTACTTACATGTTTTTAACAGGACCTACTTATGAAACTCCTGCAGAAATAAGAATGGCAAATATTTTAGGAGCAGACGCTGTTGGTATGTCAACAGTACCAGAAGTAATTGTTGCCGTTCACTCTGGAATCGAAGTTTTAGGTATATCATGTATAACAAATATGGCAGCTGGAATTTTAGAAAAACCACTTGATCATAAGGAAGTTATTGAAACAACAGAAAAAGTTAGGGATAGCTTTATAAAATTAGTAAAAGAAATAGTAAAGTCTCTTAAATAAGGGGGAGAAATTAAATTGGAAAATCTTTTATCAAAAACAAACGAAGCAAGCACTTACATTAGTAACAGAATAGATTTTAAACCTGAGATTGGTTTGATATTAGGTTCAGGGTTAGGGTCTTTAGCTGATGAAATAGAAGATGCTATTATAATTGATTATGAAGAGATACCAAATTTTCCTATATCAACTGTAGAAGGACATGATGGCAAATTAGTTATTGGTACTCTTGAAGGTAAAAAAGTAATAGCAATGAAAGGTAGATTCCATTATTATGAAGGATATACTATGCAAGAAATAACATTCCCTGTTAGGGTTATGAAAGCTCTGGGAATTAACATACTCTTAGTAACTAATGCATGTGGTGGTTTGAATAAGGATTTGTATCCAGGTGCTTTAATGATAATTGAAGATCATATAAACTTTATGGGAGATAATCCTTTAATTGGACCTAACTATGATGAACTAGGACCTAGATTTCCAGATATGTCAAATGCATATAGCAAATGTCTAATAAAAGTTGCTGAAAAAGTTAGTAAAAAAGTGGATATTGACGCTAAAAAAGGAGTTTATACTGCAGTTAGTGGACCATATTATTTCTCAAGAGCGGAATTAAGTATGTTAAGAAAAATCGGTGGCGATGCTATAGGTATGTCGACAGTACCTGAAGTAATTGTCGCTAGGCATTCAGACATTAAAGTTTTAGGTATAGCTTGTGTTACGGATATGGCAATACCTGAAGAATTAGTATCTATAACCCATGATGAAGTTGTAGAAGTTGCTAATAAAACAAAGCCGAAATTTATTCAATTAGTTAAAGGGATAATTAATGATATATCTTTAAACTAATATTTAAATATAATTACTTTTACACTTAGAACTAAATTCTTTATACACTAAATATTTGCTTTAAAAGGCTGTCTATCACGACAGCCTTTTTCTTATACAATTAACAATTTGAATAACTTAAATATTACATGGTTAACCTAAAAGTGAATATAATAAAAAGGAGGAACTAAAATGAAAATTACAAAAAACTTTAAAATATTAATCAGTACCTTAATGACTTTTATACTTATTCTATCTTGTATTAATATTAGTTATTCTGCAGGTGAACCCTTTGATATACAAGCTAAATCAGCTATATTAATTGATGCATCCACTGGACACATAATTTATGAAAAAAATATACATGAAAAATTGGCACCTGCTAGTATAACTAAAATTATGGTTCTATTGCTAGCAATGGAAGCCATTGAAAATAACAAAATAAGCTTAGATGACGAAATTGTAGTTAGTAGTAATGCTGCAGGAATGGGAGGAAGTCAATTATATCTAGAAGAAGGAGAGATTCAAAAGGTAAGGGATATAATAAAAGCAATTTGTTTAAGGTCAGCAAATGATGGTGCAGTTGCACTCGCTGAACATATAGCTGGAACAGAGGAAACATTTATAAAAATGATGAATAATAAAGCTAAAGAGCTGGGAATGGAAAATACTCATTTTAAAAACGCAACTGGTTTAGATGAAGAAGGTCATTATACATCGGCTTATGATATATCCATAATGTCTAAAGAATTACTAAAACATCCTAAAATACACGATTGGCTTACATTATGGATGGCTGAAGTTAAAGTTGGGAAAGAAAAAGATGTTGTACAAGGACTAGTTAATACTAATAAACTTATTCATGATTATAAAGGAGCAAACGGAATAAAAACAGGTTATACAAGTAAAGCAGGACACTGTTTATCTGCATCAGCAACTAGGGGTAGCCTAACTTTGATAAGTGTAGTTTTAGGTTGCAAAAACTCAAGTATAAGATTTAATGAATCAAAGAAATTATTGAATTATGGTTTTGCAAATTATGACTCTATAGTATTAGCTAAGAAGAATGAAATAATAAAAAAATTACCAGTCTCTAAAGGAAAAATTGACAAACTCACTATTGTTATACAAGACGATTTATCCATATTAGTAAAAAAAGGCAATAATAATAATATTGAAAAAGAAGTTGTTTTGCCTGATTATTTAAATGCTCCTGTCGAAAAAGGAAAAAAGGTTGGAGAAATCATAGTAAAAATAAATAACCAAGAAGTAAATAGAGTTAATTTAGTTACCACTAGAGAAGTTGAAAAAGCTAACTTCTTAGACATGTTGAAGAAGATGATAAATAATATATTAGGTAACTAAATAAAAATTAATATACTAGATATATTTGTAATTTCAATGATAAAGTTATAAAATATATCTAGTATTTCTTTTGTTTTTTGTAGTTTTAAAATAAAGGTGATGATATGACACCCAAGTTTTTTAGATTAAAGGAATTCAACATAAGTATACCTACAATTACATACAACATATTATTTTACTTAAATAAAATCTCTAAAATCTATAACTGCAATATTTATTTAGTTGGAGGTTACGTAAGAGATTTAATACTAGGTCAATATAGTACAGATTTAGATTTAATAGTAACTAATAACTACATTCATGTGTTAAAAGACTTACATAAAATATTGGATGGAAAATTGCAATTGAATACCAGTTTTCTAACTGGTAAACTAAGTTTGGATAATGGTATTAACATTGATGTAACTAATGCAAGAAAGGAACTCTATAACATACCTGGTTCTTTACCAATTGTTAAACCAGGTAATATTTTAGATGATGTTATGAGAAGAGACTTTACAATTAACACTTTAATATTAGACTTTAACGACCTTAATAACCCTATAATAATCGACCACTTAAATGGTGTTAAGGATATAAAAAATAAATATATTAAAATGTTACATGATAAAAGTTTTATAGATGACCCAACTAGAATTATAAGAGCTATTAGGTTTGTTTCTAGATTAGATTTTAAATTTGAAACCAGAACCTTAGACTTAATAAATAATGCTTTAAAAAATGGAGTTCTAGATACTATCAGTAACGATAGATTTTATAACGAAATTATAAAATCAGCTAGTGAAAACTGTAGTTACAAAGTTTTTGACTACATTAATAGATTTAATATCCTAAACAAAATAACAGGGAATAGACAACTTGATAAGGTAATAATAAAATATATAAAGATATTAGAAGAAAATAAAAGAATGCTTATTCAAGAATTTAATTGTGTACAAGCTGATATAATATTAGTTAAATTAATGCTATTATTACAAAACATAGAACCAAATAAGTTATTTGATTTTTTCGACACAATAACTATAAAGAAAAAAATAAGAGATAGGATAATAAACTTTAGCAAAAACAATAAAAAAGTGCTTACTAGCCTAAAATCAAATAATATTTCAAGATATAATATATATAGACTATTGAATAATATTGATATTGAAGAGATAATATGTTATATAGTAATAAGTAATCTAGATTACATAGTTATTAACAATGTAAAAAAATATTTATACGAAGACAAGTTAAAAAAAGTTTTAGTATCTGGTAATGATTTATCAATATTAAATATAGCACCAGGTCCTATATACAACCATATATTTACTGAATTAAAAAAAATAACAATAAATAATAACTTGAATACTAAAGAAAAACAACTTGAAGCAGTAAAAAAAATAGCTAATAACATTCGAAAGAGGGATATTATTGAATAGCTCATTTTTATTAGAAAAACTACTTATTGTTCCAGGATTTATTTTGGGTATTACATTCCATGAATTAGCGCATGGATATGCAGCATATATCTTAGGAGATCCTACTGCAAAAAAATAGAGGTAGACTTACTTTAAATCCTATTGCACATGTAGATATAATTGGTGCTATTATGATTTTTGTAGTAGGCTTTGGTTGGGCAAAACCCGTTCCAATAAATCCTTTATACTTTAAGAACAGAAAATTAGGTACAATAATTGTATCTATTGCAGGACCTCTTACAAACTTTTTAATTGCTACAATATCAGCAATTTTATTGTCATTGAATATATCATCAAATACTATAATTATTAGTATATTGCAGCTTACAATAATTTATAACATTGTACTAGGTGTATTTAATTTAATCCCTTTACCCCCTTTAGACGGTTCAAAAATAATAGCAAGTTTACTACCTGATAAATATGAAGCTTTATTTTATAAACATGAAAAATATTTGTACGGAATTTTACTTTTGTTACTAATAACTGGTACAATGAAAAACATTTTAAATCCTTTATTATACTTTGGAATTAGTTTAGTTAATAAAATTATACTTACTATAAGTAATATTATATGAAATAGGAGAAGTTGGCCATGAAATATAATGTAGTTTTAGAAACATTTGAAGGACCATTTGATTTACTATACCATTTGATAGAAAAAAACGAAGTTGATATTTATGATATACCAATTTCACAAATAGCCGACCAATATATAGAATACTTAGAAACTATGAAGGACCTTGACTTAGAAATAACAAGTGAATTTTTAGTAATGGCAGCAAATTTACTTCAAATAAAGTCAAAAATGCTATTACCTAAAAACAATGAAAAACAACAAGAAGAACAAGAAGAAATTGACCCAAGAGATGAATTAGTAAAACGTCTTATTGAATACAAAAAGTATAAAAATGCAGCTAAAAGTCTTAAAAAGAAAGAAAATATACAAAGTAAGATATTCTTTAAACCAAAAGAAGAACTAGGAGATATAGATGTAAAAGAAGAACAATTAATGCTAGAAGGCATAAAACTTATTGATTTAATGAACGCATTTAACAAAATAGTGAAAAAAAAGACACAAGAAAATACAGAAATTAATAATATAAGAAAAATTCAAAGAGATGAAATTACTATAGAAGAATGTATGGAAAATTTAAAGGAATACATATGCAAAAACAACAAAGTAAGGTTTGAAGAACTTTTTAAGGAAAAGCAAACTAACAATAATATAGTAGTAACGTTTTTATCCATACTTGAACTAATTAAATTAAAATTTATTACTGTTAAACAAGATTCTAATTTTGGAGAAATCATTATACAGCTTAAAGATATAGAAACTCAATAGGAGGTTTTCTATGGACAGAAGAGAAATCAAAGCAATAATTGAAGCACTTTTATTTACTTGGGGTGACCCATTACATATTGATGATATAAAAAATATACTTGAACTAGAAAAAAATGAGGTAAAACAGATAATTGATGAAATGATTGATGACTTTAATTACAACAGAAGAGGTGTACAAATTATTCAAATAAATAATAAATACCAAATTAGCACAAGACCAGAACATTACGATTGGATAAAAAAATTATGTACTCCTAACAAAAGCAAAAGTTTATCTAATGCAGCTCTTGAAACATTATCGATAATCTCTTATAAACAACCTATTACTAAAATGGAAATTGAATCTATTAGAGGAGTAAAATGTGACAAAGCACTAAAAACTCTTATTGATAAGAATCTAATCAAAGAAGTTGGCAGATTAGATAAAACTGGTCGTCCTATACTTTATGGAACTACTGAAGAGTTCTTAAAGTATTTTGGTTTACAAAGCTTAAATGACTTGCCAAAACTAAAAGAATTTAAAAACATAGAACTTAATGAAAATACTATAAACCACTTAAAAAATAAAGAATAACACAGAATCCACTGTGTTATTTTTTATTTTTTGGGAAAAATAGTTATTAAAGTATCCTTTTATTGAGGTGTAATACCGTGATATTACTAATTTTTTTATTATTTTTAATCATTATTTTAATTTCATTAATAAACCCACTATATATAAATATCATTTTTAAACGAAAAGGAAAAGATGATTTTATTGAAATCAAGTTCAGAATTTTTAACTTTATAAAATTTGGATTTGAAGTACCTGTTTTAGAGTTATTAAACAGAAAAGGTTTTTTATCTTTTAAAGGCAGAAGCACAATAGAAAATAATGATAAAAGCGAAACAATATACCGAAACATTTTCAACGTAACTTTAAATGAACTATTAGAAAAGCTTAAATCTGCCATAAGGATGAAACGATTGTTTAAAGAAGTTAATATATATTTACTAGAAAAAATAAAAATTAAAAAATTAATATGGATATCAAAAATTGGTATTAACGATGCAGCATCAACAGGTATTGTTACTGGCTTTGTATGGGCTTTAAAATCATTAATAGTTTCACTAATTTCTAAAGACAAAACAATAAATAACTGTAAAATAGATGTGCAGCCCATTTATTCTCAAAACCAATTTGAAACATATTTTAATTGTATAATAAAACTAAAATTGGTTTATATTATTATTGCAGGCTTTATTGGATTAAAAGCTAAATTTAAAGGTGGTGAATCTAGTGTCTAATCATCCAATTGAAGGACTAATGAAAACTGCAATGGAAAGTATAAAAGAGATGGTAGATGTTAATACAATAGTAGGTGATGCCGTTGAATCACCCGATGGCTCTGTTATCATACCAATTTCAAGGGTATCTTTTGGTTTTGCTGCTGGCGGTGGCGAATATGGTGTTAATAATGGAGATACAAGAAGAGAGGAATATGATGTTAAGAAAGTTCCTTTTGGTGGTGGTTCAGGAGCAGGTGTATCAGTTCAACCTGTTGCCTTTATGGTTGTAGGCAATGGACAAGTAAAGCTTCTTTCCGTTGAGCAAAGTGCCAATATACTTAGTAACTTATTTGAGCTTATACCTAAGCTTACCAATAGCTTACAAAGCAATATGGATGATAAAAATAAACACAAGAATAATAAGCATTCAGAAGAGTAGTTTATAACTACTCTCTTTTTTTAACTAAATTCTAACTGATATCACAAAATATTATTATAATTACATAACTTAGCCATTACGTTTTTCGTATCTTAGATTAGATTATACAGATAATAATATTATAAAAAGAATGAAGATATGGAGTGGTATTCTTATGATAAAAAAATCTATAATTTTAAGTATTTGTATAATAATGTTATGTAGTAATTTATCCTTTGCCGACTCTCCTAGTATTGAAGGTCAATCTGGTATATTAATAGAAGCTGATTCAGGAAGAATATTATATTCACATAATATCAACCGAAAACTACCTATGGCAAGTACAACTAAAATTATGACAGCTTTGATTGCTTTAGAAAACGGTAATTTAGATGATATTGTTAAAGTTGATAAGAAAAGTGTAGGAGTTGAAGGTTCAAGTATTTATTTGTACGAAGGAGAAGAAATATCATTAAAAGATTTACTTTATGGATTAATGTTAAGGTCAGGAAATGATAGTGCTGTTGCAATTGCTAAACATATCGGAGGAACAGTAGAAAATTTTGTTGATATGATGAATAAAAAAGCAAAAGAAATTGGAGCATATAATA
Protein-coding sequences here:
- a CDS encoding purine-nucleoside phosphorylase, which codes for MNLLEKINETKNFIEEKINIKPEIGMILGSGLGVLADEIEDAVILEYGDIPNFPESTVKGHKGRLVIGNLNGKKVIAMQGRFHYYEGYTMQQVTFPVRIMKALGVNKVIVTNAAGGVNTDFTPGDLMIITDHINLGFDNPLIGKNYEQLGPRFPDMSHSYSKELIEKAITAGEKLNISLKQGTYMFLTGPTYETPAEIRMANILGADAVGMSTVPEVIVAVHSGIEVLGISCITNMAAGILEKPLDHKEVIETTEKVRDSFIKLVKEIVKSLK
- a CDS encoding purine-nucleoside phosphorylase, whose protein sequence is MENLLSKTNEASTYISNRIDFKPEIGLILGSGLGSLADEIEDAIIIDYEEIPNFPISTVEGHDGKLVIGTLEGKKVIAMKGRFHYYEGYTMQEITFPVRVMKALGINILLVTNACGGLNKDLYPGALMIIEDHINFMGDNPLIGPNYDELGPRFPDMSNAYSKCLIKVAEKVSKKVDIDAKKGVYTAVSGPYYFSRAELSMLRKIGGDAIGMSTVPEVIVARHSDIKVLGIACVTDMAIPEELVSITHDEVVEVANKTKPKFIQLVKGIINDISLN
- a CDS encoding D-alanyl-D-alanine carboxypeptidase family protein; translation: MKITKNFKILISTLMTFILILSCINISYSAGEPFDIQAKSAILIDASTGHIIYEKNIHEKLAPASITKIMVLLLAMEAIENNKISLDDEIVVSSNAAGMGGSQLYLEEGEIQKVRDIIKAICLRSANDGAVALAEHIAGTEETFIKMMNNKAKELGMENTHFKNATGLDEEGHYTSAYDISIMSKELLKHPKIHDWLTLWMAEVKVGKEKDVVQGLVNTNKLIHDYKGANGIKTGYTSKAGHCLSASATRGSLTLISVVLGCKNSSIRFNESKKLLNYGFANYDSIVLAKKNEIIKKLPVSKGKIDKLTIVIQDDLSILVKKGNNNNIEKEVVLPDYLNAPVEKGKKVGEIIVKINNQEVNRVNLVTTREVEKANFLDMLKKMINNILGN
- a CDS encoding CCA tRNA nucleotidyltransferase, with protein sequence MTPKFFRLKEFNISIPTITYNILFYLNKISKIYNCNIYLVGGYVRDLILGQYSTDLDLIVTNNYIHVLKDLHKILDGKLQLNTSFLTGKLSLDNGINIDVTNARKELYNIPGSLPIVKPGNILDDVMRRDFTINTLILDFNDLNNPIIIDHLNGVKDIKNKYIKMLHDKSFIDDPTRIIRAIRFVSRLDFKFETRTLDLINNALKNGVLDTISNDRFYNEIIKSASENCSYKVFDYINRFNILNKITGNRQLDKVIIKYIKILEENKRMLIQEFNCVQADIILVKLMLLLQNIEPNKLFDFFDTITIKKKIRDRIINFSKNNKKVLTSLKSNNISRYNIYRLLNNIDIEEIICYIVISNLDYIVINNVKKYLYEDKLKKVLVSGNDLSILNIAPGPIYNHIFTELKKITINNNLNTKEKQLEAVKKIANNIRKRDIIE
- a CDS encoding site-2 protease family protein, with the protein product MIFVVGFGWAKPVPINPLYFKNRKLGTIIVSIAGPLTNFLIATISAILLSLNISSNTIIISILQLTIIYNIVLGVFNLIPLPPLDGSKIIASLLPDKYEALFYKHEKYLYGILLLLLITGTMKNILNPLLYFGISLVNKIILTISNII
- a CDS encoding segregation and condensation protein A; the protein is MKYNVVLETFEGPFDLLYHLIEKNEVDIYDIPISQIADQYIEYLETMKDLDLEITSEFLVMAANLLQIKSKMLLPKNNEKQQEEQEEIDPRDELVKRLIEYKKYKNAAKSLKKKENIQSKIFFKPKEELGDIDVKEEQLMLEGIKLIDLMNAFNKIVKKKTQENTEINNIRKIQRDEITIEECMENLKEYICKNNKVRFEELFKEKQTNNNIVVTFLSILELIKLKFITVKQDSNFGEIIIQLKDIETQ
- the scpB gene encoding SMC-Scp complex subunit ScpB — protein: MDRREIKAIIEALLFTWGDPLHIDDIKNILELEKNEVKQIIDEMIDDFNYNRRGVQIIQINNKYQISTRPEHYDWIKKLCTPNKSKSLSNAALETLSIISYKQPITKMEIESIRGVKCDKALKTLIDKNLIKEVGRLDKTGRPILYGTTEEFLKYFGLQSLNDLPKLKEFKNIELNENTINHLKNKE
- a CDS encoding DUF2953 domain-containing protein, with amino-acid sequence MILLIFLLFLIIILISLINPLYINIIFKRKGKDDFIEIKFRIFNFIKFGFEVPVLELLNRKGFLSFKGRSTIENNDKSETIYRNIFNVTLNELLEKLKSAIRMKRLFKEVNIYLLEKIKIKKLIWISKIGINDAASTGIVTGFVWALKSLIVSLISKDKTINNCKIDVQPIYSQNQFETYFNCIIKLKLVYIIIAGFIGLKAKFKGGESSV
- the ytfJ gene encoding GerW family sporulation protein; the protein is MSNHPIEGLMKTAMESIKEMVDVNTIVGDAVESPDGSVIIPISRVSFGFAAGGGEYGVNNGDTRREEYDVKKVPFGGGSGAGVSVQPVAFMVVGNGQVKLLSVEQSANILSNLFELIPKLTNSLQSNMDDKNKHKNNKHSEE